A section of the Flavobacterium sp. CG_23.5 genome encodes:
- a CDS encoding rhodanese-like domain-containing protein, which yields MNLTQEDWISQLEADENAVILDVRTEDEYNDGIISNAINIDIHQGPVFVSEIDALDKSKNYYVYCRSGARSAKACEIMNELGIENAYNLTGGILAWNGDIVSP from the coding sequence ATGAATTTAACACAAGAAGATTGGATTTCTCAGCTCGAAGCAGATGAGAATGCAGTAATACTAGACGTAAGAACTGAGGACGAATACAATGACGGAATTATATCCAATGCGATAAATATTGATATTCATCAAGGACCCGTTTTTGTTTCCGAAATAGACGCATTAGATAAAAGTAAAAACTATTATGTTTATTGTCGTTCTGGAGCAAGAAGTGCAAAAGCCTGTGAAATTATGAATGAATTAGGCATTGAAAACGCCTATAATTTAACGGGAGGAATTTTGGCTTGGAACGGAGATATCGTTTCTCCATAA
- a CDS encoding Crp/Fnr family transcriptional regulator yields the protein MHDSDDLKKIFPSFSDELINDIETNAVRHSYKAGDIIMRTGQYINNTLLIIKGQIKIYREGENGGEFFMYYLQPGQACAVSMICANKNQTSQIMAKVVEDVELIMIPLSLMEKWMMAHRSWYEFVIFTYRTRFEEVLEVVDSIAFRAMDERLEFYLKRHAEACGCKELKLSHQEIATELNTSREVISRLLKKMEQRGLVRLYRNNIELLT from the coding sequence ATGCATGATTCTGACGATTTAAAAAAAATATTTCCATCGTTTTCAGACGAGCTTATTAACGACATTGAAACTAACGCTGTTAGACACTCATATAAAGCGGGAGATATCATCATGCGCACAGGCCAGTATATAAACAATACACTTTTGATTATTAAAGGTCAAATTAAGATTTATCGGGAAGGAGAAAATGGAGGTGAGTTTTTCATGTATTATTTGCAGCCGGGACAAGCTTGTGCGGTTTCTATGATTTGTGCGAATAAAAATCAAACAAGCCAAATTATGGCAAAGGTGGTTGAGGATGTTGAGCTAATTATGATCCCGCTTTCCTTGATGGAAAAGTGGATGATGGCGCATCGCAGTTGGTATGAATTTGTAATCTTTACGTATCGAACTCGATTTGAAGAAGTCTTGGAAGTTGTTGATAGTATTGCATTTCGAGCCATGGACGAACGATTAGAATTTTATTTAAAACGTCACGCTGAGGCTTGTGGTTGTAAAGAGTTAAAATTATCGCATCAAGAAATTGCCACTGAACTCAATACTTCCAGAGAAGTAATTTCCCGCTTGCTTAAAAAGATGGAACAACGAGGTTTAGTTCGATTATACCGCAATAATATTGAACTTTTGACCTAA
- a CDS encoding sulfite exporter TauE/SafE family protein, translated as MEYLGYFASIIIGLSLGLIGGGGSILTIPILVYLFKIEPELATSYSLFIVGITALFGCISHYKMGNLKIKSALYFAIPSVFSILIIREVIFPKIASTLFSIASYQVSKSFLIMIVFSVLMMAAAISMIRKRKSIPNPPKTNYTQLGVIGFIVGIVTGFLGAGGGFLIIPALLFFANLPMKQAVGTSLLIIFINSSIGFAGDLYIGTPINYSFLLVISSIAFVGMIIGIQLSKKIDGAKLKPIFGWFILVMGIYIIAKEIFFK; from the coding sequence ATGGAATATTTAGGTTATTTTGCTTCAATTATTATCGGACTTTCCCTAGGTTTAATAGGAGGTGGCGGATCCATTCTTACCATACCGATTTTAGTCTATTTATTTAAAATAGAACCCGAATTAGCCACAAGCTATTCTTTATTTATAGTGGGAATTACTGCTTTATTTGGTTGTATAAGCCATTATAAAATGGGGAATCTTAAAATAAAATCAGCACTATATTTCGCCATTCCTTCCGTATTTTCTATTTTGATAATTCGGGAAGTTATTTTTCCAAAAATAGCATCTACACTTTTCTCCATTGCTTCTTATCAAGTTTCAAAAAGTTTCTTGATAATGATTGTTTTTTCTGTACTTATGATGGCAGCGGCGATATCGATGATACGGAAAAGAAAATCAATCCCGAATCCTCCAAAAACAAATTACACACAACTAGGAGTAATTGGATTTATAGTGGGAATTGTAACTGGATTTTTGGGTGCTGGTGGTGGGTTTCTAATCATACCCGCACTATTATTTTTCGCTAATTTACCAATGAAACAAGCAGTTGGAACCTCATTACTAATTATATTTATAAATTCAAGTATCGGTTTTGCAGGCGATTTATATATTGGCACACCCATTAATTATTCGTTTTTACTTGTGATTTCGAGTATTGCTTTTGTCGGAATGATAATTGGAATCCAGCTTTCAAAAAAAATTGATGGGGCTAAACTTAAACCCATTTTTGGTTGGTTTATATTAGTCATGGGAATATATATTATTGCCAAGGAAATCTTCTTTAAATAA
- a CDS encoding MBL fold metallo-hydrolase, producing MKIEQIYTGCLAQGAYYITSNNEAVIIDPLREIQPYLDRLKRDNVKLKYIFETHFHADFVSGHIDLSRETGAPIVYGPSANPEFEAIIATDGQEFPLGDIKIKALHTPGHTMESTTYLLLDKNGKEYAIFSGDTLFIGDVGRPDLAQKSAHMTQEQLAGILYNSLRTKIMTLPDEVIVYPAHGAGSACGKNMSKETVGTIGNQKATNYALRANMTEDEFIKEVTDGLLPPPAYFGMNVAMNKQGYESFDTVLHNGMKAIKVNDFESVVEETGALILDTRKNGAFAKGFIPQSINIGIDGDFAPWVGALIADVKQPIILVTELGQEEESVTRLSRVGFDNLIGHLEGGFEAWKNGGKEVDTINRITAEEFAKKVKIGESKVIDIRKESEYCAEHVDEAFSKPLASINDWIKDIEPKEPFFLHCAGGYRSMIAASILQARGFRNFTEIEGGFNAIAKTVVPKTDFVCQSKVL from the coding sequence ATGAAAATAGAACAAATATATACCGGATGTTTAGCACAAGGCGCGTACTACATAACTTCAAATAACGAAGCGGTCATTATAGATCCACTTCGCGAAATACAACCTTATCTGGACCGATTAAAACGTGATAATGTCAAACTTAAATATATTTTTGAAACCCATTTCCATGCTGATTTTGTTTCAGGACACATCGATTTAAGCAGAGAAACTGGCGCCCCAATTGTTTATGGACCAAGCGCTAATCCAGAATTTGAAGCAATAATAGCAACAGATGGTCAAGAATTTCCGCTTGGAGATATTAAAATAAAAGCGCTGCACACGCCGGGGCACACGATGGAAAGCACAACTTACTTGTTGCTTGATAAAAACGGAAAAGAATACGCCATTTTCTCAGGCGATACTTTGTTCATCGGCGATGTAGGAAGACCTGATTTAGCTCAAAAGTCGGCTCATATGACACAGGAACAATTAGCGGGAATATTATATAATTCGCTACGAACGAAAATAATGACTTTGCCCGATGAAGTCATTGTTTATCCAGCTCATGGTGCCGGAAGTGCTTGTGGAAAAAATATGAGTAAAGAAACTGTTGGTACAATTGGTAACCAAAAAGCAACTAATTATGCTTTGAGAGCTAATATGACTGAGGACGAATTTATCAAAGAAGTTACAGATGGTTTATTGCCTCCCCCAGCCTATTTTGGTATGAATGTGGCCATGAATAAACAGGGATATGAAAGCTTTGACACCGTTTTACATAACGGAATGAAAGCAATAAAAGTAAATGATTTTGAATCTGTTGTCGAAGAGACTGGCGCTTTAATCTTGGACACTCGTAAAAATGGGGCTTTCGCCAAAGGATTTATTCCACAATCAATAAATATAGGTATTGATGGTGATTTTGCGCCGTGGGTAGGCGCTTTAATTGCCGATGTAAAACAACCGATTATTCTCGTGACAGAACTAGGTCAGGAAGAAGAGTCAGTTACTCGATTAAGCCGAGTGGGTTTTGACAATTTAATTGGGCATCTTGAAGGTGGTTTCGAGGCTTGGAAAAACGGAGGAAAAGAAGTTGATACGATAAACCGAATTACCGCAGAAGAGTTTGCCAAAAAAGTAAAAATTGGTGAAAGCAAAGTAATAGATATCCGCAAAGAAAGTGAATATTGCGCGGAACATGTTGACGAGGCTTTCAGCAAGCCTTTGGCCAGCATAAATGATTGGATTAAAGATATTGAACCTAAAGAACCGTTTTTCCTTCATTGTGCGGGCGGATATCGCAGTATGATCGCGGCTTCTATCTTGCAGGCTCGTGGTTTCAGGAATTTTACGGAAATTGAAGGTGGATTTAACGCTATAGCAAAAACTGTTGTACCAAAAACCGATTTTGTATGCCAAAGTAAAGTGTTATAA
- a CDS encoding DUF2892 domain-containing protein, whose translation MKKNMGLTDKIIRSSIAAIIAILYFTNVISGTLAIILGVFAVIFLITSFVSFCPLYFPFGFSTRKEV comes from the coding sequence ATGAAAAAAAACATGGGTCTCACTGATAAAATTATTAGAAGTAGCATCGCGGCTATTATTGCAATATTGTATTTTACCAATGTAATTAGCGGAACGCTTGCTATAATTTTGGGTGTTTTTGCGGTTATTTTTTTAATCACAAGTTTTGTAAGCTTTTGCCCGTTGTATTTCCCTTTTGGTTTTTCAACTCGAAAAGAAGTATAA
- a CDS encoding methyltransferase domain-containing protein: MEETKCCVVSCEKPLDREYWDAQYKAKSTGWDLGEVSPPIKNYVDTLENKNSSILIPGCGNTYEAEYLLQKGFINITVIDIAPTLVENIKQKFANNSNIKVVLGDFFAHQGEYDLILEQTFFCALPPTMRQKYVWKMHQLLADDGKLAGLLFNRNFEVSPPFGGSKEEYSLLFKEAFDFLKLDVCQNSIAPRANSELFIEFKKNAGAIVNLYQFEGITCSGCSETITKKIAEIDGILNLSISSNYSEILIVSTKEIALEELQKVISYDEKYTIKKISQLH, translated from the coding sequence ATGGAAGAAACTAAATGTTGCGTAGTATCTTGCGAAAAACCATTGGATCGAGAGTATTGGGATGCACAATACAAAGCGAAATCCACCGGTTGGGACTTAGGTGAAGTTTCCCCACCTATTAAAAACTATGTCGATACTTTAGAAAATAAAAACAGTAGTATTTTAATTCCAGGATGTGGCAATACTTATGAAGCGGAATATCTTTTACAAAAAGGGTTTATCAATATTACCGTTATTGATATTGCGCCAACACTAGTCGAAAACATAAAACAAAAATTTGCAAACAACAGCAACATAAAGGTTGTATTGGGTGATTTTTTTGCCCATCAAGGGGAATATGATTTGATTCTTGAACAAACTTTTTTCTGTGCCTTGCCTCCTACTATGCGTCAAAAATACGTTTGGAAAATGCATCAACTTTTAGCGGATGATGGAAAGCTTGCAGGGTTATTATTTAACAGAAATTTTGAGGTAAGTCCACCATTTGGTGGAAGCAAAGAGGAATATTCGCTTTTATTCAAAGAGGCTTTTGACTTTTTAAAATTGGATGTGTGCCAAAATTCAATAGCTCCTCGAGCTAATTCAGAATTATTTATAGAATTCAAAAAAAATGCGGGTGCTATTGTGAATCTATACCAATTTGAAGGGATTACCTGCAGTGGTTGCAGTGAAACCATTACCAAAAAAATCGCTGAAATAGACGGAATCCTAAACCTAAGTATCAGTAGTAATTATTCGGAAATACTGATCGTTAGTACCAAAGAAATTGCATTAGAAGAATTGCAAAAAGTAATTTCTTATGATGAGAAGTATACCATTAAAAAAATTAGTCAGTTGCATTAG
- the trxA gene encoding thioredoxin: protein MSNFDTIIKSEKPVLVDFFATWCGPCQMLGPILKDVKDSLGDRISIIKIDVDKNQQIASQYQVRGVPTMILFQNGKQLWRQSGVLTKEDLIKTILEKSN, encoded by the coding sequence ATGAGTAATTTCGATACTATTATAAAATCTGAAAAGCCAGTATTAGTTGACTTTTTCGCTACATGGTGCGGGCCGTGCCAAATGTTAGGACCTATTTTAAAAGATGTAAAAGATAGTTTGGGAGATCGTATTTCTATCATAAAAATTGATGTGGATAAAAACCAACAAATAGCATCACAATACCAAGTGCGAGGCGTTCCCACTATGATTCTGTTTCAAAACGGCAAGCAGTTATGGAGACAATCAGGTGTTCTGACTAAAGAGGATCTAATTAAAACGATATTAGAAAAAAGTAATTAA
- a CDS encoding TIGR00730 family Rossman fold protein: MENRPKFRLSKSESSFIREPLSRFKNLIFTFKVQYNFIKAFRKMHFIGPCVTVFGSARFGPETIHYQDAERIGAELAKLGFTVMTGGGPGIMEAANKGAYEIGGYSVGCNIVLPVEQKPNPYLHKWIYIPYFFVRKVILIKYSYAFVVMPGGIGTLDELFEALTLIQNKIINSFPVVIYDSKYHKELWEHIQMMSKNESITPEDMKMLFVTDSVEDLIAHIKKHSIKKFGLVKEPYKSKWWFREKRK; this comes from the coding sequence ATGGAAAATAGACCAAAATTCAGGCTTTCAAAATCCGAATCTTCATTTATCAGGGAACCTTTATCAAGATTCAAAAACTTGATTTTTACTTTTAAAGTACAATATAACTTTATTAAAGCATTTCGTAAGATGCATTTTATTGGCCCTTGCGTGACTGTATTTGGTTCTGCCCGATTTGGACCAGAAACAATTCATTATCAAGATGCCGAACGAATTGGAGCCGAATTGGCTAAACTTGGGTTTACAGTCATGACCGGTGGCGGCCCCGGAATCATGGAAGCAGCAAATAAAGGGGCGTATGAAATTGGCGGTTATTCTGTAGGATGCAATATTGTTCTCCCTGTTGAACAAAAACCAAATCCATATTTGCATAAATGGATTTATATTCCTTACTTTTTTGTCAGAAAAGTGATTTTGATAAAATATTCCTATGCCTTTGTTGTAATGCCTGGCGGAATTGGCACTTTGGACGAATTATTTGAAGCACTAACGCTAATTCAAAATAAAATCATTAACAGTTTTCCAGTTGTAATTTATGATTCAAAGTATCATAAGGAACTTTGGGAACACATTCAAATGATGTCAAAAAATGAGAGTATAACTCCGGAAGATATGAAGATGTTATTTGTTACGGATTCTGTTGAAGATTTAATAGCACATATTAAAAAACACTCTATCAAAAAATTTGGATTAGTAAAAGAACCATATAAATCCAAATGGTGGTTTAGAGAAAAAAGGAAATAA
- a CDS encoding PAS domain-containing hybrid sensor histidine kinase/response regulator, which yields MKNTKNKSKIIAILREKAEELQANKIQEKAVGKLSEAMTLKLIHELEVHQIELEMQNEELLFAKGQAEIANEKYTELYDFAPSGYFTLSNEGKIIDVNLAGSNMLFRERSKLISGMFGFFISNDTKTIFNLFLDKIFTSKVKESCELRFLINDTTVFYGYLTGVVAKDQGQCLVTLIDITELKKAEVALLDIENRYRDLLNNLDVGIVVHSPNGSIIMCNPKASELLSLSEDQMKGKQIIDSEWKFLDENNAPLRLEHYPVNQILTSQQPLKNFIAGVKRPHSKEIISLLVNGFSEKNTLGELTEIVISFVEITEIKLMQKELTKAKDLAEAANKAKSNFLTNMSHEIRTPLNGIIGFTDLLMKTNLDTNQLEYINIVNESAVILMDIINDVLDFSKIEAGKLELHMEEVDLFLLTHQVVSLFKHQANLKNIELMLTIDENVPQFVYADSIRLKQIIVNLIGNALKFTSEGTISLDITGLPSVDENIAAINFSVKDTGIGIKHNNQEKIFHSFVQEDASTTRKFGGTGLGLAISNQLLELMKSKLQLNSHYGKGSDFNFSVEFKKSKSLKIPFPFQLEETKEPVKENLNYTKVLIVEDNRINMLLAKKLIKKIIPNCIIFEAIDGKEAIKLYKKEKLDIILMDIQMPKKNGFETTAEIRKLSHSTNPPIIALTAGIFIEEKEKCLKSGMNDYISKPIIQSDLEKVLLKWIV from the coding sequence ATGAAAAATACCAAAAACAAATCGAAAATTATTGCAATTCTTCGCGAAAAAGCCGAAGAATTACAAGCAAATAAAATTCAAGAAAAAGCGGTCGGAAAACTTTCTGAAGCCATGACTTTGAAACTCATTCATGAACTGGAAGTGCATCAGATTGAACTTGAAATGCAGAACGAAGAATTGCTTTTCGCAAAAGGACAAGCTGAAATTGCTAATGAAAAATATACTGAATTATATGATTTTGCCCCTTCAGGATATTTTACCCTTTCTAATGAAGGAAAAATTATTGACGTTAATTTAGCAGGTTCTAACATGCTATTTAGAGAAAGATCCAAACTAATAAGTGGTATGTTTGGCTTTTTTATTTCTAATGACACTAAAACTATTTTCAATCTTTTTTTAGATAAAATCTTTACAAGTAAGGTTAAAGAATCTTGTGAGTTACGTTTTTTGATAAATGACACTACAGTATTTTATGGTTACCTGACTGGGGTTGTTGCAAAAGATCAAGGACAGTGTCTTGTTACATTGATTGATATAACTGAACTTAAGAAAGCTGAGGTCGCATTGTTAGATATCGAAAATAGATATCGGGATTTATTAAATAATCTGGATGTAGGTATTGTCGTTCATTCCCCGAATGGATCCATTATTATGTGTAATCCTAAAGCTTCTGAACTGCTTAGCTTAAGTGAAGATCAGATGAAAGGGAAACAAATAATTGATTCAGAATGGAAATTCTTAGATGAAAATAATGCGCCATTACGACTTGAACACTATCCGGTAAACCAAATTTTAACGAGCCAACAGCCGCTCAAAAATTTCATAGCTGGAGTTAAACGTCCCCATTCCAAAGAAATTATTTCGCTTTTGGTCAATGGTTTCTCAGAGAAAAATACACTGGGAGAATTAACTGAAATAGTAATCAGCTTTGTTGAGATTACTGAGATTAAGCTAATGCAAAAAGAACTTACAAAAGCAAAAGATCTAGCCGAGGCTGCCAATAAGGCTAAATCTAATTTTTTAACGAATATGAGTCATGAAATTAGGACTCCGTTGAATGGAATTATTGGGTTTACGGATTTGCTAATGAAAACGAACTTGGACACCAATCAATTGGAATATATAAATATTGTTAATGAGTCAGCAGTAATATTGATGGATATAATTAATGATGTTTTAGATTTTTCTAAAATTGAAGCAGGGAAATTAGAATTACATATGGAAGAAGTTGATCTTTTTTTGCTAACTCATCAAGTCGTCAGTCTTTTTAAACACCAAGCAAATTTAAAAAATATTGAGTTAATGTTGACTATTGATGAGAATGTACCTCAGTTTGTTTATGCTGACTCCATAAGACTCAAACAGATTATCGTAAACTTAATTGGTAACGCTTTAAAATTCACTTCCGAAGGGACAATAAGTTTAGATATTACTGGATTACCTTCTGTTGATGAAAATATTGCTGCTATTAATTTTTCTGTAAAAGATACCGGCATTGGAATAAAACACAACAATCAAGAAAAAATATTTCATTCTTTTGTACAAGAAGATGCTTCAACCACGCGAAAATTTGGAGGGACAGGCTTAGGACTGGCAATTTCTAATCAACTTCTGGAATTGATGAAGAGTAAGTTACAGCTTAACAGTCATTATGGAAAAGGAAGTGATTTCAATTTTTCTGTCGAATTTAAAAAATCCAAAAGCTTAAAAATACCTTTTCCTTTTCAATTAGAGGAAACAAAAGAACCAGTAAAAGAAAATCTCAATTACACCAAAGTACTTATTGTTGAGGACAATAGGATTAATATGTTACTGGCTAAAAAACTAATAAAAAAAATAATTCCCAATTGTATTATTTTTGAAGCTATAGACGGAAAAGAAGCGATAAAACTGTATAAAAAAGAAAAGCTGGATATTATTTTAATGGACATACAAATGCCTAAAAAAAATGGGTTTGAAACCACTGCTGAAATTCGGAAATTGAGCCATTCTACAAATCCTCCCATCATAGCATTGACCGCTGGAATATTTATCGAAGAGAAAGAAAAATGTTTAAAATCAGGAATGAATGATTATATTTCTAAACCCATAATTCAATCTGATTTAGAAAAAGTATTGTTGAAATGGATAGTTTAA